The following are encoded together in the Thunnus maccoyii chromosome 18, fThuMac1.1, whole genome shotgun sequence genome:
- the xab2 gene encoding pre-mRNA-splicing factor SYF1: protein MPTLNGKTDVIFENDDLPYEEEIIRNPYSVKCWMRYIEFKQNGSRSTLNMIYERALKELPGSYKLWYNYLRERRKQAKGKCITEPVYEEVNNCHERALVFMHKMPRIWLDYCQFLVSQCKITRSRRTFDRALRALPVTQHPRIWPLYLRFVRNLPLPETAIRVYRRYLKLSPENAEEYIDYLRSVGRLDEAAVRLAAVVNDESFVSKEGKSNYQLWHELCDLISQNPDKVTSLNVGAIIRGGLTRFTDQLGKLWCSLADYYIRSGHFEKARDVYEEAILTVVTVRDFTQVFDSYAQFEESMIAAKMETTAEIGQDEDDDIDLELRLARFEQLIARRPLLLNSVLLRQNPHNVHEWHKRVKLYEGIPRQIINTYTEAVQTVDPMKATGKPHSLWVSFAKFYEENEQLDDARTIFEKATKVNYKQVDDLATVWCEYGEMELRHENYEQALRILRKATAIPSKKAEYFDASEPVQNRVYKSLKVWSMLADLEESLGTFQSTKAVYDRIIDLRIATPQIIINYAMFLEEHNYFEESFKAYERGIALFRWPNVYDIWNTYLTKFIDRYGGKKLERARDLFEQALDGCPAKFAKTIYLLYAKLEEEYGLARHAMAVYERATEAVETQERHHMFNIYIKRAAEIYGVTYTRAIYQKAIEVLPDEHARDMCLRFADMESKLGEIDRGRAIYSYCSQICDPRVTAEFWQTWKEFEIRHGNEDTIREMLRIKRSVQATYNTQVNFMSSQMLKATTSSTGTVSDLAPGQLGIDDMKMLEQKAQQLAAEAEHDKPKPKEKILFVRSDTSRSELAELSKQANPDEIDIDDEDEDDEDQGPDEVQLEQKSVPTAVYGGLKDD, encoded by the exons ATGCCTACGCTCAACGGAAAAACGGATGTTATATTT GAGAACGATGATCTGCCTTATGAGGAAGAGATTATCAGGAACCCATACTCAGTCAAGTGCTGGATGCGTTACATCGAATTCAAACAGAATGGATCCAGATCTACCCTCAATATGATATATGAGCGAGCTCTGAAAGAGCTGCCTGGAAG CTATAAGCTATGGTACAATtacctgagagagagaaggaaacaaGCCAAAGGGAAATGTATCACTGAACCGGTCTATGAAGAGGTCAATAATTGCCATGAAAGGGCACTGGTGTTCATGCACAAG ATGCCCAGAATATGGCTTGATTACTGCCAGTTCCTGGTATCCCAATGCAAGATCACAAGAAGTCGGCGAACATTTGACCGGGCACTCAGAGCTCTACCTGTCACTCAGCATCCACGTATCTGGCCTTTGTATCTTCGCTTTGTCCGTAACCTGCCCCTGCCCGAGACAGCCATCCGGGTGTACCGCAGGTACCTTAAG CTTTCTCCAGAGAATGCAGAGGAATACATCGACTACTTACGGTCTGTTGGCCGCTTGGATGAAGCAGCTGTGCGGCTTGCAGCAGTTGTCAATGATGAAAGCTTTGTGTCCAAAGAGGGCAAGTCTAACTACCAA CTGTGGCATGAGCTATGCGACCTGATCTCGCAGAACCCTGATAAGGTGACCTCTCTGAATGTAGGAGCCATCATCCGGGGAGGCCTCACACGCTTTACTGACCAGCTTGGCAAACTTTGGTGCTCCTTGGCTGACTATTACATCAGGAGTGGCCACTTTGAAAAG GCCCGTGATGTATATGAGGAGGCCATCCTTACTGTGGTAACAGTAAGGGATTTCACACAAGTGTTTGATAGTTATGCCCAGTTTGAAGAGAGCATGATTGCTGCCAAGATGGAGACCACTGCTGAGATAGGGCAGGATGAAGATG ATGACATCGACCTGGAGCTTAGACTGGCTCGCTTTGAGCAGCTGATAGCACGGCGGCCTCTCCTGTTGAACAGTGTACTGCTGCGGCAGAACCCTCATAATGTCCATGAGTGGCACAAGAGGGTAAAACTGTATGAGGGCATTCCACGGCAG ATcatcaacacatacacagaagcAGTACAGACTGTGGATCCAATGAAGGCCACGGGAAAGCCTCACTCTCTCTGGGTTTCTTTTGCTAAATTCTATGAAGAAAATGAGCAGCTGGATGAC GCCAGGACTATCTTTGAGAAGGCTACCAAGGTGAACTACAAGCAAGTGGATGACCTTGCCACAGTGTGGTGTGAATATGGAGAGATGGAGCTGCGCCACGAAAACTATGAACAGGCCCTGCGCATACTCAGG AAAGCTACAGCCATCCCATCCAAGAAAGCGGAGTACTTTGATGCATCTGAGCCAGTTCAAAACAGAGTCTACAAGTCCTTGAAGGTCTGGTCTATGCTGGCAGACTTGGAGGAGAGTCTTGGTACTTTCCAG tcaacAAAAGCAGTGTATGACCGCATTATTGACCTCCGCATTGCCACACCACAGATCATCATCAATTATGCCATGTTCCTTGAAGAGCACAACTACTTCGAGGAAAGCTTCAAA GCATATGAGCGTGGCATCGCTCTCTTCAGGTGGCCAAATGTTTACGACATATGGAACACTTACCTCACCAAGTTCATTGATCGTTATGGGGGCAAGAAGCTGGAGAGAGCCAGAGATTTGTTTGAACAAGCCCTGGATGGCTGTCCTGCCAAGTTTGCCAAGA CCATTTACCTGTTGTATGCCAAATTGGAGGAGGAGTATGGATTGGCACGACATGCCATGGCTGTATATGAAAGAGCAACGGAGGCAGTAGAAACTCAGGAGAGACATCACATGTTCAATATCTACATCAAGAGAGCAGCTGAAATATATGGAGTCACATATACCAGAGCGATATACCAGAAGGCTATTGAG GTCCTTCCTGATGAGCATGCAAGGGACATGTGCCTGCGATTTGCTGACATGGAGAGTAAATTGGGTGAGATTGATCGGGGCAGAGCAATCTACTCCTACTGCTCCCAGATCTGTGACCCCAGG GTGACAGCTGAGTTCTGGCAGACCTGGAAAGAATTTGAGATCCGCCACGGAAATGAGGACACTATTAGAGAAATGCTGAGGATCAAACGCAGTGTCCAGGCTACATACAACACCCAGGTCAATTTCATGTCCTCTCAGATGCTGAAGGCCACAACAAGCTCCACAGGCACTG tgtCAGATCTTGCTCCAGGCCAGTTGGGGATTGATGACATGAAGATGCTGGAGCAGAAAGCACAGCAGCTTGCTGCAGAGGCAGAGCATGATAAACCTAAGCCAAAAGAAAAGATTCTCTTTGTCAG GAGTGACACTTCTCGCAGTGAGTTGGCTGAACTTTCCAAACAAGCCAATCCTGATGAGATTGACAttgatgatgaggatgaagatgatgaagaccAAGGACCAGATG AGGTGCAGCTTGAACAGAAGAGCGTCCCCACAGCTGTCTATGGAGGGCTTAAAGATGACTGA